One segment of Streptomyces sp. TG1A-8 DNA contains the following:
- a CDS encoding CDP-glycerol glycerophosphotransferase family protein gives MPRFSIIVPSHADGAPSARAGSRAGEGRLSQALDSVLAQSFADLELIPVCAVPGSPDAAVAAAYAGRDARVTPVDAPASAGPGGVRNAGVRAAGGAYVLFLDGGDLLLPGALAALDARLAETAGADVLYAEHERTPWWEGEPTNPVAPLLAGAPKGAFAPGDAPELTGVGIPAWSAVYRRSFLTDNGLDFPDGHFTELGWGGLTTIAATRIAVLRQAVVRHRLRRQGSRLNLPGAHQHALLDQVELVLTRAAEHGLPAERTRPLFEQLFARVLRTASRPERLPCGHRAFFRRAGRLYRRHRPAGYQAPGGSLGVQHRLLATGAYTAFRALRGANQTAVRAAEGLPRPHMLRTRLRYARDLRRPLDPELAVYCAYWGRGYACNPAAIHAKARELAPHIRSVFLVEAGQAAAVPPGVEHAVIGSRRYWEVLARATYLVNNANFAEGVVKRPGSVHLQTQHGTPLKTMGVDQSTYPVVAARTGSFAKLLGRVDRWDFNLSSNRHSTQMWERAFPGSYEHLEYGYPRNDVYYTATADDVARVRRDLGVPEGSRAVLYAPTHRDHHTGFETGLDLEAFCEAAGQDVVVLLRAHYFYDRGRARGSGRVIDVTAHRCAEDVCLAADALVTDYSSIMFDYANLDRPIVVYADDWEVYRETRGVYFDLMAGPPGPVARTPDELARVFADGSYAGAGSAALRAAFRERFCQFDDGRAAERVVRRVLLGEPPEAIPPVVPLAERVPAPAAATPVRS, from the coding sequence ATGCCCCGCTTCAGCATCATCGTCCCGTCCCACGCGGACGGGGCCCCCTCCGCCCGAGCCGGTTCGCGGGCGGGAGAGGGCCGGCTGTCCCAGGCGCTGGACTCGGTCCTCGCCCAGTCCTTCGCCGACCTGGAGCTGATCCCGGTCTGCGCCGTTCCCGGTTCCCCGGACGCCGCGGTGGCCGCCGCGTACGCCGGGCGGGACGCCCGGGTGACCCCGGTCGACGCGCCGGCGTCCGCCGGGCCGGGCGGGGTGCGCAACGCCGGGGTGCGGGCGGCGGGGGGCGCGTACGTGCTGTTCCTCGACGGCGGCGACCTGCTGCTGCCGGGCGCGCTGGCGGCGCTGGACGCGCGGCTGGCCGAGACCGCCGGCGCCGACGTGCTCTACGCCGAACACGAGCGGACCCCCTGGTGGGAGGGCGAGCCGACGAATCCGGTCGCCCCGTTGCTGGCCGGGGCCCCGAAGGGGGCGTTCGCGCCCGGCGACGCGCCCGAGCTGACCGGTGTCGGCATCCCGGCCTGGAGCGCGGTCTACCGCCGTTCCTTCCTCACCGACAACGGCCTCGACTTCCCCGACGGCCACTTCACCGAACTCGGCTGGGGCGGGCTGACCACCATCGCGGCCACCCGGATCGCGGTGCTGCGCCAGGCCGTCGTGCGGCACCGGCTGCGCCGCCAGGGCAGCAGGCTCAACCTGCCCGGAGCGCACCAGCACGCCCTGCTGGACCAGGTGGAGCTGGTGCTGACCCGGGCGGCCGAGCACGGGCTGCCCGCCGAACGGACCCGGCCGCTGTTCGAGCAGCTGTTCGCCCGGGTACTGAGGACGGCGTCCCGGCCGGAGCGGCTGCCCTGCGGCCACCGTGCCTTCTTCCGCCGGGCCGGCCGCCTCTACCGCCGCCACCGCCCGGCCGGCTACCAGGCGCCCGGCGGCAGCCTCGGCGTGCAGCACCGGCTGCTGGCGACCGGCGCGTACACCGCGTTCCGGGCGCTGCGCGGTGCCAACCAGACCGCGGTGAGAGCCGCCGAGGGCCTGCCGCGCCCGCACATGCTGCGCACCCGGCTGCGCTACGCCCGCGACCTGCGCCGCCCGCTCGACCCGGAGCTGGCCGTCTACTGCGCCTACTGGGGGCGCGGCTACGCCTGCAACCCGGCCGCCATCCACGCCAAGGCGCGCGAACTGGCCCCGCACATCCGGTCGGTGTTCCTGGTGGAGGCCGGCCAGGCGGCCGCGGTGCCACCGGGCGTGGAGCACGCGGTGATCGGGTCCCGCCGCTACTGGGAGGTGCTGGCCCGCGCCACGTACCTGGTGAACAACGCCAACTTCGCCGAGGGCGTCGTCAAGCGGCCCGGCAGCGTGCACCTGCAGACGCAGCACGGCACCCCGCTGAAGACGATGGGCGTGGACCAGTCGACGTACCCGGTGGTGGCCGCGCGGACCGGCAGCTTCGCCAAGCTGCTCGGCCGGGTGGACCGCTGGGACTTCAACCTGTCGTCCAACCGCCACTCCACCCAGATGTGGGAGCGCGCCTTCCCGGGCTCCTACGAGCACCTGGAGTACGGCTATCCGCGCAACGACGTCTACTACACGGCGACCGCCGACGACGTGGCCCGCGTCCGGCGCGACCTGGGCGTGCCCGAGGGCAGCAGGGCCGTGCTGTACGCGCCGACCCACCGCGACCACCACACCGGCTTCGAGACCGGCCTGGACCTGGAGGCGTTCTGCGAGGCGGCCGGCCAGGACGTGGTCGTCCTGCTGCGCGCCCACTACTTCTACGACCGGGGGCGCGCGCGGGGCTCCGGCCGGGTCATCGACGTCACCGCGCACCGCTGCGCCGAGGACGTGTGCCTGGCCGCGGACGCGCTGGTCACGGACTACTCCTCGATCATGTTCGACTACGCCAACCTGGACCGGCCGATCGTCGTGTACGCCGACGACTGGGAGGTCTACCGGGAGACGCGGGGCGTCTACTTCGACCTGATGGCCGGGCCTCCGGGACCGGTCGCCCGCACCCCGGACGAGCTGGCCCGTGTCTTCGCCGACGGCTCCTACGCGGGAGCGGGGTCGGCGGCCCTGCGGGCCGCGTTCCGGGAGCGGTTCTGCCAGTTCGACGACGGGCGCGCCGCCGAGCGCGTGGTGCGGCGGGTGCTGCTCGGCGAACCGCCGGAGGCGATCCCGCCGGTGGTCCCGCTCGCCGAACGCGTCCCCGCACCCGCCGCCGCGACCCCCGTGAGGAGCTGA
- a CDS encoding bifunctional glycosyltransferase family 2 protein/CDP-glycerol:glycerophosphate glycerophosphotransferase has translation MPRFSVIVPAYQVQAYLSECLDSVLSQSCTDLELIAVDDCSPDACGAIIDEYAARDARVRAVHLAENGGLGRARNAGTAEATGDYLVFLDGDDTLTPDALRAIARRIEETGGPDVLVYDYARTHWDGRTVRNRIAAPLTERGPAPFRLADRPGLLRVLMVAWNKAYRREFVEREGFAFPPGYYEDTPWTFPVLMAAGSIATLDRVCVHYRQRRRGSILRTTSRRHFDVFEQYDRVFAYVERRPELHVWRPELFHRMVDHHLTVLTRRDRLPRGSRAEFLRRARTHYRRYRVPGTRTPPGSRVRHLLVRFGLHRVLGALRLASAVRRRALGSAGRAARALRTAALRLHYLVQLHLPLHADRAVFAPGGGRDHGGGPGALEEAFRAHAPHVRTAWIAGPGHRRPDPSGPRPLRPGTAACQAALARSRYLVTDTGFGPGLRKRRGQVLVQAQDGTPLRHTGLDLQEHPAAARDTDFGQLLREVDQWDYVLSGNRHSTLVWERVHPGHYTTLEYGSPRNDVFQRATAADVARLRASLGVPGDSVAVLYAPVPRDHVRTQYPPLDLERISHRLGPRFVILARAHPAPGGTPGGGARIVDVRGHPSLESLCLASDALVTDYSSLMFDYANLDRPIVVHTGDWDVYQATRGTYLDLRTFPPGAVVRSEDELIDVFATGHWQGTRAARLRAAFRERFCPYDDGHAAERVVRHVVLGETRGLPAFVPLAGRRPAPSAAAASASVPPVPAPQPSGSSPVTGSR, from the coding sequence GTGCCCCGGTTCAGTGTCATCGTCCCCGCGTACCAGGTCCAGGCGTACCTCTCCGAGTGCCTGGACTCGGTGCTCTCGCAGTCCTGCACCGACCTCGAACTGATCGCCGTGGACGACTGCTCACCGGACGCCTGCGGCGCGATCATCGACGAGTACGCGGCGCGCGACGCGCGCGTCAGGGCCGTCCACCTGGCGGAGAACGGGGGCCTGGGGCGCGCCCGCAACGCCGGCACGGCCGAGGCGACGGGTGACTACCTGGTCTTCCTGGACGGCGACGACACGCTCACCCCGGACGCACTGCGCGCGATCGCCCGCCGGATCGAGGAGACGGGCGGACCGGACGTCCTGGTCTACGACTACGCGCGCACCCACTGGGACGGCCGGACGGTCCGCAACCGCATCGCGGCCCCGCTGACCGAGCGGGGCCCGGCACCGTTCCGGCTGGCGGACCGGCCGGGGCTGCTGCGGGTGCTGATGGTGGCGTGGAACAAGGCGTACCGGCGGGAGTTCGTCGAGCGCGAGGGGTTCGCGTTCCCGCCGGGCTACTACGAGGACACCCCGTGGACCTTCCCGGTGCTGATGGCGGCCGGGTCGATCGCCACCCTGGACCGGGTGTGCGTGCACTACCGGCAGCGCCGGCGGGGCAGCATCCTGCGCACCACCAGCCGCAGGCACTTCGACGTCTTCGAACAGTACGACCGGGTGTTCGCGTACGTGGAGCGGCGGCCGGAGCTGCACGTCTGGCGGCCGGAGCTGTTCCACCGGATGGTCGACCACCACCTCACGGTCCTCACCCGCCGCGACCGGCTGCCGCGGGGCAGCCGCGCGGAGTTCCTGCGCCGGGCCCGCACCCACTACCGCCGGTACCGGGTGCCGGGCACGAGAACCCCGCCGGGCTCCCGGGTGCGGCACCTCCTGGTCCGCTTCGGCCTGCACCGCGTCCTGGGCGCCCTGCGGCTGGCCTCGGCGGTCCGCCGGCGCGCGCTGGGGTCCGCCGGCAGGGCGGCCCGCGCCCTGCGGACCGCCGCCCTGCGGCTGCACTACCTGGTCCAGCTCCACCTGCCGCTGCACGCCGACCGCGCGGTGTTCGCCCCCGGCGGCGGCCGGGACCACGGCGGCGGGCCGGGCGCGCTGGAGGAGGCGTTCCGCGCGCACGCCCCGCACGTCCGCACCGCGTGGATCGCCGGCCCCGGGCACCGGCGGCCGGACCCGTCGGGCCCGCGCCCGCTGCGGCCGGGCACGGCCGCCTGCCAGGCGGCGCTGGCCCGCTCCCGGTACCTGGTCACCGACACCGGCTTCGGCCCCGGGCTGCGCAAGCGCCGGGGCCAGGTCCTCGTGCAGGCGCAGGACGGCACCCCGCTGCGGCACACGGGCCTGGACCTGCAGGAGCATCCGGCGGCGGCCCGGGACACCGACTTCGGGCAACTGCTGCGGGAGGTCGACCAGTGGGACTACGTGCTGTCCGGCAACCGGCACTCCACCCTCGTCTGGGAGCGGGTGCACCCCGGCCACTACACCACGCTGGAGTACGGCAGTCCGCGCAACGACGTCTTCCAGCGGGCCACCGCGGCGGACGTGGCCCGGCTGCGCGCGTCGCTGGGCGTCCCCGGGGACTCGGTGGCCGTCCTGTACGCGCCCGTGCCCCGCGACCACGTGCGCACCCAGTACCCGCCGCTCGACCTGGAGCGGATCTCGCACCGCCTCGGCCCGCGCTTCGTGATCCTGGCCCGCGCGCACCCCGCGCCCGGCGGCACCCCCGGCGGGGGCGCCCGGATCGTCGACGTCCGCGGCCACCCGAGCCTGGAGTCCCTGTGCCTGGCCTCGGACGCGCTGGTCACGGACTACTCGTCCCTGATGTTCGACTACGCCAACCTGGACCGGCCGATCGTCGTCCACACCGGGGACTGGGACGTGTACCAGGCCACCCGGGGCACCTACCTGGACCTGCGGACCTTCCCGCCGGGCGCGGTGGTCCGCAGCGAGGACGAGCTGATCGACGTCTTCGCCACCGGTCACTGGCAGGGCACCCGCGCGGCCAGGCTGCGGGCGGCGTTCCGGGAGCGGTTCTGCCCGTACGACGACGGGCACGCCGCCGAGCGGGTCGTACGGCACGTGGTGCTGGGCGAGACGCGGGGGCTCCCGGCGTTCGTCCCGCTCGCCGGGCGCCGGCCGGCGCCGTCGGCGGCGGCCGCGTCCGCGTCCGTCCCGCCGGTCCCCGCACCGCAACCTTCCGGTTCCTCCCCCGTCACCGGGAGCCGCTGA